From one Amycolatopsis sp. FDAARGOS 1241 genomic stretch:
- a CDS encoding acyl-CoA dehydrogenase family protein has protein sequence MARLAQTAGLTDVQSEILSTVRSFVDREIIPHAQALEHADTYPAEIVEGMKELGLFGLTIPEEYGGLGESLLTYALVVEEIARGWMSVSGVINTHFIVAHMIARHGTPEQKQHFLPRMATGEVRGAFSMSEPDLGSDVAAIKTRARRDGDGYVIDGAKMWLTNGGTSNLIALLVKTDEGAEKAHRNLTTFLVEKPEGYGEVLPGLTIPAKLEKMGYKGVDTTEAVFDGFRIGAGTVLGGTPGAGFAYMMDGVEVGRVNVAARACGIAIRAFELAIEYAQQRRTFGKPIAEHQAIAFKLAEMATKVEAAHLMMVNAARLKDSGTRNDVGAGMAKLLASEYCAEVTQDAFRIHGGYGYSKEFEIERLMREAPFLLIGEGTSEIQKTIISRGLLREYKAKS, from the coding sequence ATGGCCCGCCTCGCCCAGACCGCCGGCTTGACCGACGTACAGTCCGAGATCCTGTCGACGGTGCGTTCTTTCGTGGACCGGGAGATCATCCCGCACGCGCAGGCACTGGAGCACGCGGACACTTACCCGGCGGAGATCGTCGAGGGGATGAAGGAGCTGGGCCTGTTCGGGCTCACCATTCCCGAGGAGTACGGCGGGCTGGGCGAGTCGCTGCTGACGTACGCGCTGGTGGTGGAGGAGATCGCCCGCGGGTGGATGAGCGTGTCGGGGGTGATCAACACGCACTTCATCGTGGCGCACATGATCGCCCGGCACGGCACACCCGAGCAGAAGCAGCACTTCCTGCCGCGAATGGCCACGGGGGAGGTGCGGGGCGCGTTTTCGATGTCGGAACCGGATCTGGGCTCGGACGTCGCCGCGATCAAGACCCGCGCCCGCCGCGACGGCGACGGCTACGTGATCGATGGCGCGAAGATGTGGCTCACGAACGGCGGCACGTCGAACCTGATCGCGCTCCTGGTCAAGACCGATGAAGGCGCGGAGAAGGCGCATCGGAACCTGACGACGTTCCTCGTGGAGAAGCCGGAGGGCTACGGCGAGGTGCTGCCCGGCCTGACGATCCCGGCGAAGCTGGAGAAGATGGGGTACAAGGGCGTCGACACCACGGAGGCGGTGTTCGACGGGTTCCGGATCGGCGCCGGCACGGTCCTCGGTGGCACCCCCGGCGCGGGGTTCGCGTACATGATGGACGGTGTCGAGGTCGGGCGGGTGAACGTGGCGGCGCGGGCGTGCGGCATCGCGATCCGCGCTTTCGAGCTGGCGATCGAGTACGCGCAGCAGCGCCGGACGTTCGGCAAGCCGATCGCCGAGCACCAGGCGATCGCGTTCAAGCTGGCGGAGATGGCGACCAAGGTCGAGGCGGCGCACCTGATGATGGTCAACGCGGCCCGGCTCAAGGATTCCGGAACCCGCAACGACGTCGGGGCGGGCATGGCGAAGCTGCTCGCGTCGGAGTACTGCGCGGAGGTCACGCAGGACGCGTTCCGCATCCACGGTGGTTACGGCTACTCGAAGGAGTTCGAGATCGAGCGGCTGATGCGGGAGGCGCCGTTCCTGCTGATCGGGGAGGGCACGAGCGAGATCCAGAAGACGATCATCAGCCGCGGGCTCCTGCGCGAATACAAGGCGAAGTCCTGA
- a CDS encoding DUF4190 domain-containing protein, whose amino-acid sequence MSEGYEHPSFEHQPYPPQGPPPGAGLAIGSLVCSIAGLIVCAPAAIAGIVMGHIAYHRSRHGRATGGAVAIAGFVIGYLALVVWGITIPLVVHELARLGAFD is encoded by the coding sequence ATGAGCGAGGGTTACGAGCACCCGTCGTTCGAGCACCAGCCGTACCCGCCGCAAGGACCGCCGCCCGGCGCGGGCCTCGCGATCGGCTCGCTGGTGTGCTCGATCGCGGGCCTGATCGTGTGCGCGCCCGCCGCGATCGCCGGGATCGTGATGGGCCACATCGCCTACCACCGTTCGCGCCACGGCCGTGCGACGGGCGGTGCGGTGGCGATCGCCGGGTTCGTGATCGGGTACCTCGCACTGGTGGTGTGGGGTATCACGATCCCGCTCGTGGTCCACGAACTCGCCCGCCTCGGCGCGTTCGACTGA
- a CDS encoding DUF4190 domain-containing protein yields MTNPSGPQDRPADSTGGTAGYEPPATAEPTADEPPATADPTPYDPLLTDATAFSSPEAATEPGSISTTGGSGDQAGPGGHTTAAGGGFAAPGGSPGFAAPGASPDSGGFAAPGGFAAPGSQPSGEFAASAYQPPAYPGQPYPGPTASYPGAPGVLGVPAASGTPGIPGVPGVPGVPAPMPYGQPYPQAPYGRPYAAYGPNQQASGLAIGALVCSLLGLLTCLIAIPGIVMGHIALAKANRGEAGGRGIALSAVVIGYVIVALYVGFFVTIVVLGVNGYLDN; encoded by the coding sequence ATGACCAACCCGTCCGGGCCGCAGGACCGGCCTGCCGACAGCACCGGCGGCACGGCGGGCTACGAACCGCCCGCCACCGCCGAACCCACGGCCGACGAGCCCCCGGCCACGGCCGACCCCACGCCCTACGACCCGCTGCTGACCGACGCGACGGCCTTCAGCTCGCCCGAGGCGGCGACCGAGCCGGGCTCGATCAGCACCACCGGCGGGTCAGGCGACCAGGCCGGGCCGGGTGGTCACACCACTGCGGCGGGCGGCGGATTCGCCGCACCCGGCGGCTCCCCCGGCTTCGCCGCGCCCGGCGCGTCCCCGGACTCCGGCGGTTTCGCCGCGCCCGGCGGTTTCGCCGCGCCCGGCAGCCAGCCGTCCGGTGAGTTCGCGGCGAGCGCGTACCAGCCGCCGGCCTACCCGGGGCAGCCGTACCCGGGCCCGACCGCCTCGTACCCCGGTGCCCCCGGTGTGCTGGGTGTTCCGGCGGCTTCCGGCACCCCCGGAATCCCCGGAGTCCCCGGAGTCCCCGGAGTCCCCGCGCCGATGCCGTACGGCCAGCCGTACCCGCAGGCCCCCTACGGCCGGCCCTACGCCGCCTACGGGCCCAACCAGCAGGCGAGCGGCCTGGCCATCGGCGCGCTGGTCTGCTCGCTCCTGGGCCTGCTGACGTGCCTGATCGCGATCCCCGGCATCGTCATGGGGCACATCGCGCTGGCCAAGGCCAACCGCGGCGAGGCGGGCGGCCGCGGCATCGCGCTGTCGGCCGTGGTGATCGGGTACGTGATCGTCGCGCTGTACGTCGGGTTCTTCGTGACGATCGTCGTCCTCGGGGTCAACGGCTACCTCGACAACTGA
- a CDS encoding slipin family protein, with product MIAEILSAVVIVGGVWLASGVRVVKQFERGLVFRFGRVRPEVRGPGLTLLVPGADRMHKVNMQIVTMPVPGQDGITRDNVTVRVDAVVYFNVVDPVRAAINVQDYRAAVGQVAQTSLRSIIGKSDLDDLLSNRERLNQGLEIMIDSPAIDWGIHIDRVEIKDVALPESMKRSMSRQAEAERERRARVISADGELQASNKLAQAAAAMSDHPGALQLRLLETVVQVSAEKNSTLVLPFPVELLRFLDANTKRAERSADEPADEPASDLPSESLVEGPPAPLLGEPGGNGHAGPPQPRREGDALAE from the coding sequence ATGATCGCGGAAATTCTGAGTGCTGTGGTCATCGTGGGCGGGGTCTGGCTCGCGTCGGGCGTGCGCGTCGTGAAGCAGTTCGAACGAGGTCTGGTGTTCCGCTTCGGCCGGGTGCGGCCCGAGGTGCGCGGACCGGGGCTGACGCTGCTGGTGCCCGGAGCCGACCGCATGCACAAGGTGAACATGCAGATCGTCACCATGCCGGTGCCGGGTCAGGACGGCATCACGCGGGACAACGTGACGGTGCGGGTCGACGCGGTCGTCTACTTCAACGTGGTCGACCCGGTGCGGGCGGCGATCAACGTGCAGGACTACCGCGCGGCCGTCGGGCAGGTGGCGCAGACGTCGTTGCGGTCCATCATCGGCAAGAGCGACCTCGACGACCTGCTGTCGAACCGGGAACGGCTCAACCAGGGCCTCGAGATCATGATCGACAGCCCCGCGATCGACTGGGGCATCCACATCGACCGCGTCGAGATCAAGGACGTGGCACTGCCGGAGTCGATGAAGCGCTCGATGTCGCGCCAGGCCGAAGCCGAGCGCGAGCGCCGCGCCCGCGTGATCTCGGCCGACGGTGAGCTGCAGGCGTCGAACAAGCTCGCGCAGGCCGCGGCGGCGATGAGCGACCACCCGGGTGCGTTGCAGCTGCGCCTGCTGGAGACGGTGGTGCAGGTGTCGGCGGAGAAGAACTCGACGCTGGTGCTGCCGTTCCCGGTCGAGCTGCTGCGGTTCCTCGACGCGAACACGAAGCGGGCCGAGCGGTCCGCTGACGAACCAGCCGACGAGCCGGCGTCCGACTTGCCTTCCGAGTCACTGGTCGAGGGGCCGCCGGCGCCGTTGCTGGGCGAACCCGGGGGCAACGGCCACGCCGGTCCGCCGCAGCCGCGCCGGGAAGGGGACGCGCTCGCCGAGTGA
- a CDS encoding aminoglycoside phosphotransferase family protein, whose translation MARLVVPEPFATRAPRVLGPECLPWLAAVPGLADRFAHEWDLTLEGPAWHGLVGVAQPVRRADGTPAVLKLGWQDEETRDEPLALSTWAGRGAVLLLESAPDEGVLLLERLDHTRTLPGEPVLEAVGVMSDLARRLAVPAPPQLSRTLPGEAERLLEALPKSWHDLGGPFPRRELDAALEVCRDLGPGAGGLLVNEDLHYENVLAGRREPWLVIDPKPLAGDLEYGVFSLLWNRFGESTVEDKLAAAGFDADRARAWTLVRAVQNRLWFEADLAGYAELGDEQPAREALPALVAWAVAS comes from the coding sequence ATGGCCAGACTCGTCGTGCCCGAGCCGTTCGCCACTCGCGCGCCCCGGGTGCTCGGCCCGGAATGCCTGCCGTGGCTGGCGGCGGTGCCCGGCCTCGCCGACCGGTTCGCGCACGAGTGGGACCTCACGCTCGAAGGCCCGGCGTGGCACGGGCTCGTCGGCGTCGCGCAGCCCGTGCGCCGAGCCGACGGCACCCCGGCTGTGCTCAAACTCGGCTGGCAGGACGAGGAAACGCGCGACGAGCCACTCGCACTGTCCACATGGGCCGGTCGCGGGGCGGTGCTGCTGCTGGAGTCGGCACCGGACGAGGGCGTGCTGCTGCTGGAGCGCCTGGACCACACGCGGACGCTGCCGGGCGAGCCGGTGCTCGAGGCTGTCGGCGTCATGAGCGACCTCGCCCGGAGGCTGGCGGTGCCCGCTCCCCCGCAGTTGTCGCGCACGCTGCCGGGTGAAGCCGAACGGCTGCTGGAGGCGCTGCCGAAGAGCTGGCACGACCTCGGCGGCCCGTTCCCGCGCCGGGAACTCGACGCGGCGCTGGAGGTCTGCCGCGACCTCGGCCCGGGCGCCGGGGGACTGCTCGTGAACGAAGACCTGCACTACGAAAACGTGCTCGCCGGCCGGCGTGAACCGTGGCTCGTGATCGACCCGAAACCCCTCGCCGGCGACCTCGAGTACGGCGTGTTCTCCTTGCTGTGGAACCGGTTCGGTGAGTCCACAGTGGAGGACAAGCTCGCGGCCGCCGGATTCGACGCGGACCGCGCGCGGGCGTGGACGCTCGTGCGCGCCGTGCAGAACCGGTTGTGGTTCGAAGCGGATCTCGCCGGCTACGCCGAGCTCGGCGACGAACAGCCCGCCCGCGAGGCTCTGCCCGCTTTGGTCGCCTGGGCCGTGGCATCCTGA
- a CDS encoding magnesium transporter MgtE N-terminal domain-containing protein, which produces MAGVNRVFVARLAGLPVFGPDGESIGKVRDVVAGLRLDAQAPRILGLVVELATRRRVFVPMLRVTSIEPTAVTLATGSVNMRHFTQRPNEVLVCGQLLDAHATLMGTDKRVTVVDAAMELTRTRDWVLAKLAIRERSTRLALGRRRTPMQVLPWDEVAGLGLTDLAGREPQGAGRLLMLFDTMRAVDIAATVRDLPLKRRHEVADAMDDERLADVLEELPDDDQKELLAYLSEERAADILEAMNPDDAADLLAELAPADQHRLLALMEPEESAPVRRLLAYSSDTAGGLMTPEPVVLTPDATVAEALAHIRNADLPAALASMVFVCRPPTATPTGRFVGVVHFQRLLREPPAELIGGVVDTDLTALRPAASLAEVTRYFAAYNLACGPVVDAGEHLLGAVTVDDVLDHLLPDDWRETGLHDVADGADVHPEEAGRA; this is translated from the coding sequence ATGGCTGGCGTGAACAGGGTTTTCGTGGCTCGGCTGGCGGGCCTGCCGGTGTTCGGGCCCGACGGCGAGTCGATCGGCAAGGTCCGCGACGTGGTCGCGGGCTTGCGGCTCGACGCGCAGGCGCCCCGCATCCTCGGCCTCGTGGTCGAGCTCGCGACGCGGCGGCGCGTGTTCGTCCCCATGCTGCGCGTCACCTCCATCGAACCCACGGCCGTGACGCTCGCCACCGGTTCGGTCAACATGCGTCACTTCACGCAGCGTCCGAACGAGGTCCTCGTGTGCGGGCAGTTGCTCGACGCGCACGCGACGCTCATGGGCACCGACAAGCGCGTGACGGTCGTCGACGCCGCCATGGAGCTCACCCGCACCCGCGACTGGGTGCTGGCGAAGCTCGCCATCCGCGAGCGCTCCACGCGCCTGGCCCTCGGCCGCCGGCGCACGCCCATGCAGGTGCTGCCGTGGGACGAGGTGGCCGGGCTCGGCCTCACCGACCTCGCCGGGCGGGAACCCCAAGGCGCGGGCAGGCTGCTGATGCTGTTCGACACGATGCGCGCCGTCGACATCGCGGCCACCGTGCGCGACCTGCCGCTCAAGCGCCGCCACGAGGTGGCCGACGCGATGGACGACGAGCGCCTCGCCGACGTGCTCGAAGAACTGCCCGACGACGACCAGAAGGAGCTGCTCGCGTACCTGTCGGAGGAGCGCGCGGCCGACATCCTCGAGGCGATGAACCCCGACGACGCCGCCGACCTGCTGGCCGAGCTCGCGCCCGCCGACCAGCACCGGCTGCTGGCCCTGATGGAGCCCGAGGAGTCAGCTCCGGTCAGGCGGCTGCTCGCGTACTCGTCGGACACCGCGGGCGGCCTGATGACACCGGAACCGGTGGTCCTGACACCCGACGCGACCGTGGCCGAGGCCCTCGCGCACATCCGCAACGCCGACCTGCCCGCCGCGCTCGCGAGCATGGTGTTCGTCTGCCGGCCGCCGACGGCGACGCCGACCGGCCGGTTCGTGGGCGTCGTGCACTTCCAGCGCCTGCTGCGCGAGCCGCCCGCCGAGCTGATCGGCGGCGTCGTGGACACCGACCTCACTGCACTGCGCCCCGCAGCGTCGCTGGCGGAGGTCACGCGCTACTTCGCCGCGTACAACCTGGCGTGCGGCCCCGTGGTCGACGCCGGGGAGCACCTGCTGGGCGCCGTCACCGTCGACGACGTCCTCGACCACCTGCTGCCCGACGACTGGCGCGAGACCGGCCTGCACGACGTGGCCGACGGCGCCGACGTCCACCCCGAGGAGGCCGGACGTGCCTGA
- a CDS encoding DUF1003 domain-containing protein, with protein sequence MPELTSGRRLDQPRGQNRFRLNIDPDTFGRFTERVARFLGTGKYLFWQTLIVIVWIALNLAATTLRWDPYPFILLNLAFSTQAAYAAPLILLAQNRQDDRDRVSLEEDRTRAAQTKADTEYLARELAALRLAIGEVATRDYLRSELDRLREDLAGSGKARKVKQAAKSDVPTGT encoded by the coding sequence GTGCCTGAGCTCACCAGCGGTCGCCGGCTCGACCAGCCGCGCGGCCAGAACCGGTTCCGGCTGAACATCGACCCGGACACCTTCGGCCGCTTCACCGAGCGCGTCGCGCGCTTCCTGGGCACTGGGAAGTACCTGTTCTGGCAGACGCTGATCGTCATCGTCTGGATCGCGCTGAACCTCGCGGCGACGACGCTGCGCTGGGACCCGTACCCGTTCATCCTGCTCAACCTGGCCTTCTCGACGCAGGCCGCGTACGCGGCGCCGCTGATCCTGCTCGCGCAGAATCGCCAGGACGACCGCGACCGCGTCTCGCTGGAAGAGGACCGCACGCGGGCCGCGCAGACCAAGGCGGACACCGAGTACCTGGCGCGCGAACTGGCGGCGCTGCGGCTCGCGATCGGCGAGGTCGCGACGCGCGACTACTTGCGCAGCGAGCTCGACCGGCTGCGCGAGGACCTGGCCGGAAGCGGCAAGGCGCGCAAGGTGAAGCAGGCGGCGAAATCGGACGTGCCCACCGGTACGTAA
- a CDS encoding Mrp/NBP35 family ATP-binding protein, with product MTSTQQLPSVEDVRTALKDVYDPEIKKPITDLGMVKDVAVGEDAVVTVGIYLTVAGCPLKATLTEDTTKAVKKLPGVADVRVELDVMSDEQRTELRKSLRGDAAEPVIPFAQPGSMTRVYCVASGKGGVGKSSVTVNLAVAMAERGLSVGVVDADIYGHSIPRMLGAREKPTKVETMIMPPQAHGVKVISIGMFTPGNAPVVWRGPMLHRALQQFLADVFWGDLDILLLDLPPGTGDIAISVAQLVPNAEILVVTTPQQAAAEVAERAGAIALQTRQRVAGVIENMSWLETPSGERMEIFGSGGGQTVADSLSKSVGSAVPLLGQVPLDPRLREQGDEGTPLVLAEPEAPASKVLKEAAQKLTVRARGLAGMMLNVSPAGR from the coding sequence GTGACGAGTACACAGCAGCTCCCCAGCGTCGAGGACGTCCGCACAGCGCTGAAGGACGTGTACGACCCCGAGATCAAAAAGCCGATCACCGACCTCGGCATGGTGAAGGACGTCGCGGTCGGTGAAGACGCGGTGGTCACCGTCGGCATCTACCTCACGGTCGCGGGCTGTCCGCTCAAGGCGACGCTGACCGAGGACACCACGAAGGCCGTGAAGAAGCTCCCCGGTGTCGCCGACGTGCGGGTCGAGCTCGACGTGATGAGCGACGAGCAGCGCACCGAGCTGCGCAAGTCGCTGCGCGGCGACGCGGCCGAGCCGGTGATCCCGTTCGCGCAGCCCGGGTCCATGACGCGCGTGTACTGCGTGGCGTCGGGCAAGGGCGGGGTCGGCAAGTCGTCGGTGACGGTGAACCTGGCCGTGGCGATGGCCGAACGCGGTCTGTCGGTGGGGGTCGTCGACGCGGACATCTACGGGCACTCGATCCCGCGCATGCTGGGCGCGCGCGAGAAGCCGACCAAGGTCGAGACGATGATCATGCCGCCGCAGGCCCACGGCGTGAAGGTGATCTCCATCGGCATGTTCACGCCGGGCAACGCCCCGGTCGTCTGGCGCGGCCCGATGCTGCACCGCGCGCTGCAGCAGTTCCTCGCCGACGTGTTCTGGGGCGACCTGGACATCCTGCTGCTGGACCTGCCGCCGGGCACCGGCGACATCGCCATCTCGGTGGCGCAGCTGGTCCCGAACGCGGAGATCCTCGTGGTCACCACGCCGCAGCAGGCCGCCGCCGAGGTGGCCGAGCGCGCTGGCGCCATCGCGCTGCAGACGCGCCAGCGCGTGGCCGGCGTCATCGAGAACATGTCGTGGCTCGAGACGCCTTCGGGCGAGCGCATGGAGATCTTCGGCTCCGGCGGCGGCCAGACCGTGGCCGACTCGCTGTCGAAGTCCGTGGGCTCTGCCGTTCCCCTGCTGGGCCAGGTGCCGCTCGACCCGCGGCTGCGGGAACAGGGCGACGAAGGCACCCCGCTCGTCCTGGCCGAGCCGGAGGCCCCGGCGTCGAAGGTGCTCAAGGAAGCGGCGCAGAAGCTCACGGTCCGCGCCCGCGGCCTGGCGGGCATGATGCTGAACGTCAGCCCCGCCGGTCGCTGA
- the tatB gene encoding Sec-independent protein translocase protein TatB, with amino-acid sequence MFDSIGWGEILVLIVAGLFILGPERLPEAASWLAKSVRKVREFANGARDQLREEMGPEFDQLRKPLEDLRGLRNFDPKRVVTQHLFDGDSDPLGLNGFSSNGSNGTNGSNGSNGVKPQSVTPQADPLKPGERPPVDPDAT; translated from the coding sequence GTGTTCGACAGTATCGGCTGGGGCGAGATCCTCGTGCTCATCGTCGCCGGTCTCTTCATCCTCGGTCCGGAACGGCTTCCGGAAGCGGCGTCGTGGCTTGCGAAGAGCGTGCGCAAGGTCCGGGAGTTCGCCAACGGCGCCCGGGACCAGCTGCGCGAGGAGATGGGTCCGGAGTTCGACCAGCTCCGCAAGCCACTGGAGGACCTTCGTGGACTGCGCAACTTCGACCCCAAGCGCGTGGTGACCCAGCACCTGTTCGACGGCGACTCGGATCCGTTGGGGCTCAACGGGTTCTCGTCGAACGGTTCGAACGGGACGAACGGCTCCAACGGATCCAACGGCGTCAAGCCGCAAAGTGTGACGCCCCAGGCCGATCCGCTGAAGCCGGGCGAGCGCCCGCCGGTGGACCCGGACGCCACCTGA
- a CDS encoding S1C family serine protease, translating to MTEQPNANSAQPPAAGDDRLGPRPLDRPAVDPAQEAVFGRPSGVEGAFDKLYTPAPNGSRNLELAPPTPESLAEAFRRPPGAEDVVLERPREATGEPPPREDPLWTDPRDPWRDPTAGAVLAGPAVAAEDEDKPGDRPSGALLSLPEVLFGRRVKPRALALLGVVALLVGAVGGLVGWWIADTGSALTGSATISEAEAAKERPPGSIADIARRVSPAVVSLEVFKPGADSGEQGSGVMIDPQGYILTNEHVVTTAVADPTVKVTAIFNDGTRTEAKIVGSDQKTDLAVVKVNVTNPVVMQIGKSSDLQVGDAVIAVGSPLALQNSVTSGIVSALNRPITAGGDSGQPPVTYAAIQTDAAINHGNSGGALVDSTGALVGINSSIRSSSADGGSIGIGFAIPSDYAMKIAKALIKDGKVAHADIGINASTTVAGSTTMGAQVKNVEPGGPAAAAGIKEGDVITKVGDQLVRDSAELTVAVRNHNVGEVVPVQLARDGALLVVDVTLGAD from the coding sequence ATGACCGAGCAGCCGAACGCGAACTCCGCACAGCCCCCCGCCGCGGGCGACGACCGGCTGGGTCCCCGGCCGCTCGACCGCCCGGCGGTGGATCCGGCGCAGGAAGCGGTGTTCGGCCGGCCGAGCGGCGTCGAGGGCGCGTTCGACAAGCTCTACACCCCGGCACCCAACGGCAGCCGCAACCTCGAACTCGCGCCGCCGACGCCCGAATCGCTCGCGGAGGCCTTCCGCCGTCCGCCGGGTGCCGAGGACGTCGTGCTGGAGCGGCCGCGCGAAGCGACCGGTGAGCCGCCCCCGCGCGAGGATCCCCTGTGGACGGACCCGCGCGACCCGTGGCGCGACCCCACCGCCGGCGCGGTGCTGGCCGGCCCGGCCGTGGCGGCCGAGGACGAGGACAAGCCGGGTGACCGGCCGTCGGGCGCACTGCTGAGCCTGCCGGAGGTCCTGTTCGGCCGTCGCGTGAAGCCGCGGGCACTGGCGCTGCTCGGCGTCGTCGCGCTGCTCGTGGGCGCGGTCGGCGGGCTCGTGGGCTGGTGGATCGCCGACACCGGTTCGGCGCTCACCGGCAGCGCCACGATCTCCGAAGCCGAAGCGGCGAAGGAGCGCCCACCGGGCTCGATCGCGGACATCGCGCGGCGCGTGTCACCCGCGGTCGTGTCGCTGGAGGTGTTCAAGCCGGGCGCGGACTCCGGTGAGCAGGGCTCCGGCGTGATGATCGACCCGCAGGGCTACATCCTCACCAACGAGCACGTGGTCACGACCGCCGTCGCCGACCCGACCGTGAAGGTCACCGCGATCTTCAACGACGGCACGCGAACCGAGGCCAAGATCGTCGGCTCCGACCAGAAGACCGACCTCGCCGTGGTGAAGGTCAACGTGACCAACCCCGTGGTGATGCAGATCGGCAAGTCGTCGGACCTGCAGGTGGGCGACGCCGTGATCGCCGTCGGTTCGCCGCTGGCGCTGCAGAACTCCGTGACGTCGGGCATCGTCAGCGCCCTCAACCGGCCCATCACCGCCGGCGGCGACAGCGGCCAGCCGCCCGTGACGTACGCGGCCATCCAGACCGACGCCGCGATCAACCACGGCAACTCCGGCGGCGCGCTCGTCGACTCCACGGGTGCCTTGGTGGGCATCAACTCGTCCATCCGCTCGTCGAGCGCCGACGGGGGCAGCATCGGCATCGGCTTCGCCATCCCGAGCGACTACGCGATGAAGATCGCGAAGGCGCTGATCAAAGACGGCAAGGTGGCCCACGCCGACATCGGCATCAACGCCTCCACCACTGTCGCGGGCTCGACCACGATGGGCGCGCAGGTGAAGAACGTCGAACCAGGAGGTCCCGCCGCCGCGGCCGGGATCAAGGAGGGCGACGTGATCACGAAGGTCGGCGACCAACTCGTGCGCGATTCCGCGGAGCTGACCGTGGCCGTGCGCAACCACAACGTCGGTGAAGTCGTGCCCGTGCAGCTCGCCCGCGACGGCGCGTTGCTCGTGGTCGACGTGACCCTCGGCGCCGACTGA